The Kordia sp. SMS9 DNA window TTCCAATTCTATAATGCAATAAAAAGTCGGCGGTATTAGCATCCAAATTGTAATTTGGTTGATTGTCATTGTCAACAACTGCATATCCAATTCCTCCATACGCTAAAAAGCTAAACTTTGCATCCGATCCGTGGTCTTTATCACTATGATCATTTTGTGCGTTTAGCAGGGTAAAAGAAAAAATAAGGGCTAAAAAGGTACTAAAATTAAGTTTTTTCATTGTTGTAAATTTTTTGATTTCACAACGTGAAGCTACTTAGAATATTTCAATTTTAAATAAAATAATAGTCGTGATTCATAAAACAGCGGTATAACTTAACTAGATTTAGGAATAGAATATGCTGTATGGATGATTTCATTTTTTTGCGTGCACGCAAGTCGTAAACAAAAATTGGCAACTAGTTTTTTCTTTTACAAAAGAATAGTATCCAATCACATAACATACTTGTCCACTTACTCATTTATTTTTTCTTTTTCTTAACAATCAAACATCTTTGAACTGTGATTAATCCAAACAAAATACTAAAGGCACACGCTGAAAAGCCTAAAATAGAGTAAGCATTCAATCTAAAAAATTTTAATTATGAGTTTAGTAGGAAAATACACAAACGATGATTCGGGAGCAGTATTAGAAATTGCAGAAGCAAACAACGCTAACGGACAAGGTAAAGGTAATTTTATATTGGGAGAAATAAACATTCCAGTTTCAATTCATTACCATTTTGTTGCAAGTGGCTTTAAAGGGACAACACTGGTATTAAGTGGATTTCAAGACGATCCAAACCATTATGTAGGTATCGCAGGCGCTACAGATACAACATCTGGAGAAAACGGAATTCGCTTGTCTGGTGGAGTAGCTGTTGAAAATATTGTAATTCCATTTTCAGGAAGTTTTAAAAAGTTCAAAGTATAAATATACATGTATAATAAAAGCATTCTTTTATAAAAAAGGATGCTTTTTTAGTTTACGAAAAGGAGGAAGCGTTCTAAAAAGATTTCTTCCGAAAGTAAAAACAAGTTTAAAAACCTACTCTTCTTCGTCCAAACGATTATCGTCAAAACCTGAAGGCAAAATATTTGGAATGTACTTAATCACAATTGGAAGTAATAGCATGCCGCCAGGCAACATAAAAATCGCCAAACTCGGAATGCTTTTAAAAATATCTAGCAACTGTTCTTTCACTCGTTTTTGTTCTTCATCAGAAAGCGAGCGTGTGGTCGATTGTGTTAATAAAACCATCAATTCTTTACTTTCATACATTTCAGTAGCCAACCGTTTTTTATTCCGATTGATCAGCTTTGTCACCATATTGCTAGAGTTCTCATAAAAACTCTGAATCATATTGCGCGATTTTAACAAAGCGACCTCATCCTTATTTTTCTCATAAAAAAAGTGAATATCGTCAATGGATTTTTGCAATATTTCTTTGGGAATTTCTAAATCTTGTACCAACTGATCTAGAAATACACGTTCATCATCATCAATTACAGTGTCGGTCCAAAAGGTCATACACACCAAATCAATGATGTAATATTTTGTGAGCGGATTGTAAATATTTTGAATCACATCGTCATAATGCAGTCGTTCTCGATGCTCATAACGAAACGAAGATTCAAAAAGCTTGATGAGACTTTTATCATATTGTGTCTTTTCTTTCTTTAAATCTAATGCGATAAAAATGATGGTTTCAATGGTGGCTTCTAAATCTCGTAAATACTGATCAGTAACATCGCCAGTTTGCAAATATTTTTCATACGCCAACACATCTACAAATAGCAACGTGTTGGTAATTAAGTAATTGAAGTTCTTCGTGATGACATTATCATCAATGGCAATTCGCTTAGTAATCATGCTTTCCAGCAGATCGTATGATTTCTTTTTTCCCAAAAATAATTCTTGAAAAAAAGAACGTTTAAAGTCATCAACAATATTATAGAAATCGGTGACAGAATCTACAAAATCGCGTTCGCAATGATAATTTTTGTGAATAAAATCAAAGGCAAGCACCATATTAACTTTGCACAATTCTTCATGTGTCAAATCGGTGCGTTCCACACTATTAAAAATGGCCTTCAAATTTGTTCCATACACAAAAC harbors:
- a CDS encoding LETM1-related biofilm-associated protein, producing the protein MNPSAKGWIKKLLAESKSKEIFSTAYSLDDLYNELKACGFVYGTNLKAIFNSVERTDLTHEELCKVNMVLAFDFIHKNYHCERDFVDSVTDFYNIVDDFKRSFFQELFLGKKKSYDLLESMITKRIAIDDNVITKNFNYLITNTLLFVDVLAYEKYLQTGDVTDQYLRDLEATIETIIFIALDLKKEKTQYDKSLIKLFESSFRYEHRERLHYDDVIQNIYNPLTKYYIIDLVCMTFWTDTVIDDDERVFLDQLVQDLEIPKEILQKSIDDIHFFYEKNKDEVALLKSRNMIQSFYENSSNMVTKLINRNKKRLATEMYESKELMVLLTQSTTRSLSDEEQKRVKEQLLDIFKSIPSLAIFMLPGGMLLLPIVIKYIPNILPSGFDDNRLDEEE